From a single Maylandia zebra isolate NMK-2024a linkage group LG3, Mzebra_GT3a, whole genome shotgun sequence genomic region:
- the LOC143415022 gene encoding uncharacterized protein LOC143415022 → MTNMLLPTLLSLLVVSQTHGFNPCNDTDGQAKKTDDLYLCYNKTSFTSTVWIPFNSFYIGGYKAEAWKGYDWYLSSSDGNNPGWDTVFTYTGNDWMPYQSSQLQESAKNLSKQMNLTKTAEHLILNFHTLNNPLLEKPPKSQKRTHLVPTLASNSNCYHLTLFIYKTGKDPHHFVSICNNITKGMVPSSTEAPQEEDEPNGSPALSAGPLSKTMNTAIIVGPKLKPDDWFRVTTGITGHSNNWLLLAEQAAQDASDDCMVCLGPRPILRVVPAPMEENCLTAVMNHTNIQDKNCTKWDRIFPITNEEKRKPIFSQDVMVANHTCINMIGPGERLGSLNATSCLTITKVDSSFKPRSRADVWWWCGDPNLYDRLPNNWIGMCGLVSLLLPTQVVKLKATDITITEDD, encoded by the coding sequence ATGACCAACATGCTATTACCAACTCTTCTGAGCCTGCTGGTTGTCTCCCAGACACACGGGTTCAACCCTTGTAATGACACAGACGGACAGGCAAAGAAAACAGACGACCTTTACCTGTGTTACAACAAGACAAGCTTCACCTCTACCGTATGGATACCTTTTAACTCATTCTACATAGGAGGATACAAAGCCGAAGCCTGGAAAGGCTACGACTGGTACCTATCCAGTTCAGACGGAAACAACCCAGGATGGGACACCGTTTTCACTTATACTGGAAATGATTGGATGCCATATCAAAGCAGTCAACTGCAAGAATCAGCAAAAAACCTTTCAAAGCAAATGAACTTGACGAAGACAGCCGAACACCTGATCCTCAACTTCCACACGCTGAACAACCCATTGCTGGAGAAGCCACCAAAATCACAGAAAAGAACCCACCTGGTTCCAACGCTGGCAAGTAACTCTAACTGCTACCATCTGACCCTATTTATCTACAAGACCGGAAAAGATCCACATCACTTCGTGTCAATATGCAATAACATAACGAAAGGCATGGTCCCATCATCCACAGAGGCGCCACAGGAAGAAGACGAACCAAACGGAAGCCCGGCTTTATCTGCAGGCCCACTCTCAAAAACGATGAATACTGCCATAATAGTGGGACCAAAACTAAAGCCAGACGACTGGTTCCGAGTCACCACAGGGATCACAGGACACTCAAATAACTGGTTACTATTGGCAGAACAAGCAGCTCAAGATGCTAGTGATGACTGCATGGTCTGCCTAGGACCAAGACCAATACTGAGAGTGGTACCTGCACCTATGGAAGAAAACTGCCTGACAGCTGTAATGAACCATACCAACATTCAAGACAAGAACTGCACAAAATGGGACAGAATCTTTCCCATCACCAacgaagaaaaaagaaaacccataTTCTCACAAGATGTGATGGTAGCAAACCACACCTGCATAAATATGATAGGCCCAGGAGAAAGGCTGGGAAGCCTCAACGCAACTAGCTGCCTAACCATTACAAAGGTGGACTCCTCATTCAAGCCACGAAGCAGAGCTGATGTCTGGTGGTGGTGTGGAGACCCAAACCTGTATGATCGTTTGCCTAACAACTGGATCGGCATGTGTGGATTGGTATCACTGTTGTTACCCACTCAGGTTGTAAAACTCAAAGCCACGGATATAACTATAACAGAGGACGACTGA